The segment CTTCAACGCCTACTCGAAGAAACTGCACGACCTGGGCGCGTTGCTCTGGGTGGCGCGCATCGGCCTCATTGCCATCTTCACGTTGCACGTGGTCATTACGGCCTCGCTCTGGTGGAAGAACCGTTACACCCGTGCGCAGCGGTACGCGGTTACGGTGCGGCGCACGCGCAAGACCATCGCGACACGCACCATGATTATTACCGGCGCCCTCATCTTTGTGTTTGCATGCATACACCTGCTCGATTTCACCTTTGCAGACAAGGAAGGCCCCAAGTCACTCATCGACGGCGCCAGTCTGGGGCTGTACGGCGTCGTATGGAACGGGTTCGCGAACCCGCTGCGCGCCATCGCCTACGTCGTATTCATGTGTTGCGTCGGATTTCACCTGAGCCACGCCATTTCAAGCCTGTGTATCACGCTCGGCGCCGAAAACGACCGCTTCGTGGAAAGAGCAGACTTGGCGGCGAAGGTCATCGGCGCTCTTGTGGCTGTCGCGTTCAGTTCGATTCCCC is part of the Candidatus Hydrogenedentota bacterium genome and harbors:
- a CDS encoding succinate dehydrogenase cytochrome b subunit is translated as MSISRSSLWRSTVLRELALSLAGIGLVGFILMHLAGNLLIYAGPDAFNAYSKKLHDLGALLWVARIGLIAIFTLHVVITASLWWKNRYTRAQRYAVTVRRTRKTIATRTMIITGALIFVFACIHLLDFTFADKEGPKSLIDGASLGLYGVVWNGFANPLRAIAYVVFMCCVGFHLSHAISSLCITLGAENDRFVERADLAAKVIGALVAVAFSSIPLYVLVRSHLLG